The DNA window TAGACATTATATCAAAATATCAAGAGAGCTGTGCAAAAGTAAATAGATCCATCATAAAAGCTGCTACAAATTGTGGTTGTATTCATATAGATGCTAAAGCACAAAATATTCCAAAAGACATCTCTTATGAAGAACTAAAAGATTTTATGGATAATCACGTTTCTGGAGAGCTTTGTGATATTTGTAGAGACAAAATCAATGAAGAAATGGGGCACCATTTATTCTATCTTGTAGCCATTTGTAATACACTTGATCTTGATATCCATGAAATTTTAACAAAGCAATGCAAAAACATAGAAACACTTGGAAAATATGGACTATATTAAAAACACCAATAAATATATTGGTGTTTTTTTATCTAACGAATATGTCGATCTAATAAAACCTGTTCTTGTACCCTTCTTAACCCTTCTTTAATAGCCCTTGCTCGAATCTCTCCAATTCCTTCTACATCATCTAGTTCTTCTATTGATGCTTTGAGTATCTTTTGAAAATCACTAAAATGATTAACCACATTTTGAATGACAGACATTGGAAGCCTTGGTACTTTACTTAAAATCCTAAATCCTCTTGGTGAAACAGGTGTATCTAATAAATCATTCAAAGCTCCCTGATAACCCAAAATCTTTCCAATATTAGATAAGTCTAATAGTTCCTCAGACGATAAATTTTTAATTTGTCTACTCACGGTATTGTAATCTATAGATTCATCCTTCACCATATAGTCTTCAACTACATATTCCCCATCTTCTTTTACATTAGCTAGTAATTCCTCTAACTGCATGCTTACAAGACGACCTTCATTCCCCAATTCACTTATATATTTATCTATTTCTGAAACAATACGCATAACCATTTCCGTTCTTTGAATAACTATAGCTACATCTTGGATTGTAGCCAAATCTTCAAATTCCAATCCACTTAAATTAAGCATTGCTTGATCTAAGACTTTTCTATATTTTTCTAAAGTTTGAATGGCTTGATTTGCTTTATTTAAAATTTTATTGGTATCTTGGACAATATACTTAGAATATCCTTTGTAAATCGTTATGATATTTCTTCTTTGTGAAATAGATATAACAATAAGCCCCGTCTGACGAGCTACCCGCTCAGCTGTTCTATGTCTTATACCCGTTTCTGAAGAGGGAATGGAAGGGTCCGGAATTAATTGTGTATTCGCATATAATATTTTCTTTGCATCAGAACTTAATATAATTGCACCATCCATTTTTGCAAGTTCATACAAATACGCCGTTGACAAATCAACATTTATGTAAAAACCTCCATCTACAAGGTTCATTACTTCTTCATTATCGCCTATAACAATCAAAGCTCCTGTTTTAGCTCTTAAAACATTTTCAAGTCCTTCTCGTAAAGAAGTACCTGGGGCTAATCTCTTCATAGATTCCATTATGCCTTGTTCTTTCATTTTATCTTCTTTTACCAATGGTATTGTCCTCCCAATCTTATTTCTCCTATCTTTCCTATTATATTATATCTATGCATCCCAATTAAAGAACTATTTCATTTAATTTTCAAAAAACATACAATCTATGGCATCTTTTAAAGAATTTGCTCCTATCAATCGAATTGATTCATCTAACTTTAATTTTTTTATGCTCTTTTTAGG is part of the Crassaminicella profunda genome and encodes:
- a CDS encoding DUF1573 domain-containing protein; amino-acid sequence: MKDSILHKFQDSVSEVLIRHKSMLDIISKYQESCAKVNRSIIKAATNCGCIHIDAKAQNIPKDISYEELKDFMDNHVSGELCDICRDKINEEMGHHLFYLVAICNTLDLDIHEILTKQCKNIETLGKYGLY
- the disA gene encoding DNA integrity scanning diadenylate cyclase DisA, which gives rise to MKEQGIMESMKRLAPGTSLREGLENVLRAKTGALIVIGDNEEVMNLVDGGFYINVDLSTAYLYELAKMDGAIILSSDAKKILYANTQLIPDPSIPSSETGIRHRTAERVARQTGLIVISISQRRNIITIYKGYSKYIVQDTNKILNKANQAIQTLEKYRKVLDQAMLNLSGLEFEDLATIQDVAIVIQRTEMVMRIVSEIDKYISELGNEGRLVSMQLEELLANVKEDGEYVVEDYMVKDESIDYNTVSRQIKNLSSEELLDLSNIGKILGYQGALNDLLDTPVSPRGFRILSKVPRLPMSVIQNVVNHFSDFQKILKASIEELDDVEGIGEIRARAIKEGLRRVQEQVLLDRHIR